The proteins below come from a single Saccharopolyspora sp. SCSIO 74807 genomic window:
- a CDS encoding NUDIX domain-containing protein: MTAGIGLVSLDVDGLLGRTAGPSLGAALTAACPKDPATVAAVVRRRLHPAADLTEELLQEVADDLDVPIRQVRDLVCAPRPLRIDPTARALLAGLRDACPNVRMVVCSNLSAADRAHITAVLAELGHLLDGAYFSCDTGLVQGNGPAAFEHIAAGHGIDVAEIVHVGDTLHDDIHAPLLAGARALWAHRDHARLPRIAAADRFRTAADLAGAVTVLRDWIPASQPRPTLAVRAAALIRGHNQRILLVRGPDDEAFSLPGGRCESFGPDSPPAAMVREIHEELAITVRPGNLAWAGWSEAEATSGHNKIHFIFNADIVGATVPIPDPTEIAEIHWATHHEALCLLHSAEADRLHRITCDRTHGWQHHTTRPL; encoded by the coding sequence ATGACCGCTGGTATCGGCCTGGTGTCCCTGGACGTCGACGGGCTGCTCGGGCGCACGGCCGGTCCGAGCCTCGGTGCCGCGTTGACCGCGGCTTGCCCGAAAGACCCGGCCACGGTCGCGGCCGTCGTCCGCCGCCGACTGCACCCGGCTGCGGACCTCACCGAGGAACTGCTCCAGGAGGTCGCCGACGACCTCGACGTGCCGATCAGGCAGGTTCGCGACCTCGTGTGCGCCCCGCGTCCGCTCCGGATCGACCCGACCGCGCGGGCCTTGCTGGCCGGACTCCGTGACGCCTGCCCGAACGTGCGGATGGTGGTGTGCTCGAACCTTTCCGCCGCCGACCGCGCGCACATCACCGCGGTGCTCGCCGAACTCGGGCACCTGCTCGACGGCGCCTATTTCTCCTGCGACACCGGCCTGGTGCAAGGAAACGGCCCGGCCGCCTTCGAGCACATCGCCGCGGGCCACGGCATTGACGTCGCCGAGATCGTCCACGTCGGCGACACGCTCCACGACGACATCCACGCGCCCCTGCTCGCCGGAGCACGCGCCCTATGGGCCCACCGCGACCACGCTCGCTTGCCCCGGATCGCCGCAGCCGATCGGTTCCGCACCGCGGCCGATCTCGCCGGCGCCGTGACGGTGCTGCGCGACTGGATTCCCGCGAGCCAACCGCGCCCTACACTCGCCGTCCGCGCCGCCGCGCTCATCCGCGGCCACAACCAGCGCATCCTGCTCGTCCGTGGACCCGACGACGAAGCGTTCTCGCTACCGGGCGGGCGCTGCGAGAGCTTCGGCCCCGACTCGCCACCCGCGGCGATGGTCCGCGAAATCCACGAAGAACTCGCGATCACCGTCCGGCCCGGCAACCTCGCCTGGGCCGGCTGGTCCGAAGCCGAAGCAACAAGCGGCCACAACAAGATCCATTTCATCTTCAACGCCGACATCGTCGGCGCCACCGTCCCGATCCCGGACCCCACCGAGATCGCCGAGATCCACTGGGCCACCCACCACGAGGCGCTGTGCCTGCTGCACTCCGCCGAAGCCGACCGGCTCCACCGCATCACCTGCGACCGCACCCACGGCTGGCAACACCACACCACCCGACCGCTATGA
- a CDS encoding helix-turn-helix transcriptional regulator yields the protein MIVGVLLDDGGGVGHVQGFVSDVPDGTSERTPPALNLDAELTLAELPVVHWLAHGLTNKQIAERAFLTEATVKTHLHHIGVLAGARSRAHLIVWAYEKGYFVPGATGSCSDTAELFPHQPDSPTPHESVSLAEWCERLRTARADLDALLTRLGQR from the coding sequence GTGATCGTCGGCGTGTTGCTCGATGATGGAGGCGGAGTCGGACACGTTCAAGGCTTTGTGTCCGATGTGCCCGACGGTACCTCCGAGAGGACACCGCCCGCGCTGAACCTCGACGCCGAACTGACCCTCGCCGAGCTGCCCGTCGTGCACTGGCTGGCCCACGGGCTGACCAACAAACAGATCGCCGAGCGCGCCTTCCTGACCGAAGCCACGGTCAAAACACACCTGCATCACATCGGCGTGCTCGCCGGCGCGAGATCGCGCGCCCACCTGATCGTCTGGGCCTACGAAAAGGGCTACTTCGTGCCCGGCGCCACAGGCAGCTGCAGCGACACCGCCGAGCTGTTCCCGCACCAGCCGGACTCGCCAACCCCGCACGAGTCCGTGTCCTTGGCGGAATGGTGCGAGCGACTCCGGACAGCGCGGGCTGACCTCGATGCCCTCCTGACCCGGCTCGGCCAGCGATGA
- a CDS encoding DUF397 domain-containing protein gives MIFDNWKKSSRSGTSGGNCLEVGKSFDQRAFRDSKTGEESPILVVNKKQYRAFISAVKRNHS, from the coding sequence GTGATCTTCGACAACTGGAAGAAATCGAGCCGCAGCGGAACTAGCGGTGGCAACTGTCTCGAAGTAGGGAAATCCTTTGATCAGCGCGCCTTCCGAGACAGCAAGACTGGAGAGGAAAGCCCTATTTTAGTTGTAAACAAAAAGCAGTACAGGGCTTTTATTAGCGCCGTAAAGCGAAACCACTCCTGA
- a CDS encoding DUF397 domain-containing protein — protein MNTSDFTQATWRKSSRSGGDGGACVEVATIPAATGVRDSKLG, from the coding sequence ATGAACACCTCGGACTTCACCCAGGCGACCTGGCGCAAGTCCAGCCGAAGCGGCGGCGACGGCGGGGCCTGCGTCGAGGTCGCGACCATCCCAGCGGCCACCGGCGTCCGGGACAGCAAGCTCGGCTGA
- a CDS encoding serine hydrolase gives MVAVTAAVVAAIPMIGSSPAAANAAVGGAATRADGSAAKQCALPGADGAASAAPEHEHLDPAAVRQAIDYASTHLRTSVQIFRNNCRVGAGPLDPVTEQAPWNVWSSTKSVVSMLTGIAADRHQLELDDPIGKYLPRGPEWGDAAHRAITIRQLLTETSGLQEAILSEAATTGTDPNVAQEALAQPLTHRPGTHFEYSQRTPDLLAYVVQRAVDTDLQAFAQHALFDPIGIPHSSYFWLRDRSGNSYGYAHLFIPPDQFAKLGLLMQNNGAWNDHQVISPGYMHQVAQPTTTNGCYGQLFWTNAGKPCTGANIPNAQTVDRRAIPSAPRDAYAMVGAFHQNNFVIPSLNMTVTWTGMLGDTAPNLQGIASAQPADLYYNFFRILMRGVKDHHIPDPGPYTPPPLDLDVNPLNYADPRVLLHDLAPNPECNLLVCNDTIPLQGLAQNGQAISRNLLSTLSAGQ, from the coding sequence TTGGTAGCTGTCACTGCCGCGGTAGTCGCGGCCATACCGATGATCGGGAGCTCACCGGCCGCCGCGAACGCGGCGGTGGGCGGTGCGGCCACCAGGGCGGACGGATCGGCGGCGAAGCAGTGTGCGTTGCCGGGCGCAGACGGGGCTGCTTCGGCCGCACCGGAACACGAGCACCTGGACCCAGCGGCGGTGCGGCAAGCGATCGACTATGCAAGCACACACTTGCGCACGTCGGTGCAGATTTTCCGGAACAACTGCCGCGTCGGCGCGGGCCCGCTGGACCCGGTGACCGAGCAGGCTCCATGGAATGTCTGGAGTTCCACCAAGAGCGTGGTCTCGATGCTGACCGGGATCGCCGCAGACCGGCACCAGCTTGAACTTGACGATCCGATCGGTAAGTACCTGCCCAGGGGGCCGGAGTGGGGCGATGCCGCGCACCGTGCGATCACCATCCGGCAACTGCTCACTGAGACATCAGGACTGCAGGAAGCGATCTTGTCCGAAGCCGCCACGACCGGCACCGACCCGAACGTGGCCCAGGAGGCGCTCGCGCAACCGCTGACCCACCGGCCGGGAACGCATTTCGAATACAGCCAACGCACCCCTGACCTGCTGGCCTACGTGGTGCAGCGCGCGGTCGACACTGATCTACAAGCCTTCGCGCAACACGCGCTGTTCGACCCCATCGGTATCCCGCACTCCAGCTATTTCTGGCTGCGGGACCGCTCCGGCAACTCCTACGGCTACGCCCACCTGTTCATCCCGCCGGACCAGTTCGCCAAGCTCGGTCTGCTCATGCAGAACAACGGCGCCTGGAACGACCACCAGGTGATCTCGCCTGGTTACATGCACCAGGTCGCGCAACCCACCACCACCAACGGGTGCTATGGGCAGCTGTTTTGGACCAACGCCGGCAAGCCCTGCACCGGCGCCAACATTCCCAACGCGCAAACCGTCGACCGCAGGGCGATCCCCAGCGCACCACGCGACGCTTACGCCATGGTGGGCGCCTTCCACCAGAACAACTTCGTCATCCCGAGTCTGAACATGACGGTGACTTGGACCGGAATGCTCGGCGACACCGCCCCCAACCTGCAAGGCATCGCCAGTGCACAACCCGCGGACCTGTACTACAACTTCTTCCGCATCCTCATGCGCGGCGTCAAGGATCACCACATCCCCGACCCCGGGCCCTACACTCCGCCACCTCTTGATCTCGACGTCAACCCTCTCAACTACGCCGACCCGCGCGTGCTGCTGCATGACCTCGCGCCCAACCCCGAGTGCAACCTCCTGGTCTGCAACGACACCATCCCCCTCCAAGGGCTCGCTCAAAACGGCCAAGCGATCAGCCGCAACCTCCTCAGCACCCTCTCCGCAGGGCAGTAG
- a CDS encoding amidohydrolase family protein — protein sequence MTVPPARRASCTSIRPRPLPDGTTSGADRGGRGEPEAVGHRDEVFGGDGDLFGTSALCARGQQFAPGALLIENDTIAAAVEADFDTIEHCTFLGRNSVPDLRDIVAKRMVASGIAASPALPTGWRQMWEKLGPQRAESIAHRLRWLTSNGVPLIFGSDAGVPISQHGDPVSTLELYEHIGFSNADILELATTTSAHHIGLQGITGALRPGHAADILAVHGNPVHDLQALRNPVHVLQAGKEVLL from the coding sequence ATGACGGTGCCACCGGCTAGGCGGGCGAGCTGCACCAGCATCAGGCCCAGGCCGCTACCAGACGGCACGACCAGCGGGGCGGACCGCGGTGGCCGCGGTGAGCCCGAGGCCGTCGGGCACCGTGACGAGGTCTTCGGCGGGGACGGCGACTTGTTCGGCACAAGCGCCTTGTGCGCCCGCGGACAACAGTTCGCGCCAGGCGCGCTCCTCATCGAGAACGACACCATCGCCGCCGCCGTCGAGGCCGACTTCGACACCATCGAACACTGCACGTTCCTCGGTCGGAACAGTGTCCCGGACCTCCGCGACATCGTCGCCAAACGCATGGTCGCCTCCGGCATCGCCGCCTCGCCCGCATTGCCCACCGGATGGCGCCAGATGTGGGAAAAGCTCGGGCCACAACGCGCCGAATCCATCGCCCACCGACTCCGATGGCTCACCAGCAACGGCGTGCCCCTGATCTTCGGAAGCGACGCCGGAGTCCCCATCTCCCAACACGGCGACCCGGTCAGCACCCTCGAACTCTACGAACACATCGGCTTCTCCAACGCCGACATCCTCGAACTCGCCACCACCACCAGCGCCCACCACATCGGTCTCCAAGGCATCACCGGAGCGCTCCGGCCCGGACACGCCGCAGACATCCTTGCCGTTCACGGAAACCCTGTTCACGACCTACAAGCCCTACGAAACCCTGTTCATGTCCTCCAGGCAGGCAAAGAGGTTCTGCTCTGA
- a CDS encoding zinc-binding dehydrogenase, producing the protein MLVQLARLAGGTVIAAARGTEQLAAATVAGAARVVDAASSDWTVQLGEPVNVVLDGVGDALGRAAFELVASGGRYLSYSGEPGPEPDEARRRGVTPFGTEVVHLGSSGATPRLTERVLGEAAAGRIRPVVGPIFPLEGVAGAHTAFEGGGLVGRTLITVAEVDAMDDHGELIGLVERFGRGFAAADAELLTALWAGDEDDLVYVAGERTRPLRTYGEIERYYREALGPVGSVDSAEVTDLSVEAAGDRGRAFFRFRFAGREAASDERFEVDIRITAIARRRHNRWALVHYHESSPGPA; encoded by the coding sequence ATGCTGGTGCAGCTCGCCCGCCTAGCCGGTGGCACCGTCATCGCCGCAGCACGGGGCACCGAGCAGCTCGCGGCGGCGACCGTTGCCGGGGCCGCACGGGTCGTCGACGCCGCGAGCAGCGACTGGACGGTCCAGCTCGGTGAACCCGTGAACGTGGTTCTCGACGGGGTCGGCGACGCTCTCGGCCGCGCCGCGTTCGAGCTCGTCGCAAGCGGTGGTCGCTACCTCAGCTACAGCGGTGAGCCCGGCCCGGAACCCGACGAGGCCCGTCGACGTGGCGTGACCCCGTTCGGCACCGAGGTCGTCCACCTCGGAAGTAGCGGAGCGACTCCCAGGCTGACCGAACGAGTCCTCGGCGAGGCCGCCGCTGGCCGGATCCGACCCGTCGTCGGTCCGATCTTCCCGCTCGAGGGTGTGGCCGGGGCCCATACGGCTTTCGAGGGCGGTGGCCTGGTGGGTCGGACGCTGATCACGGTGGCCGAGGTCGACGCCATGGACGACCACGGCGAGCTGATCGGCCTGGTGGAGCGGTTCGGCCGGGGGTTCGCCGCTGCGGACGCCGAACTCCTCACCGCGTTGTGGGCAGGCGATGAGGACGACCTCGTCTACGTCGCCGGGGAGCGAACCCGCCCGCTGCGTACCTACGGCGAGATCGAGCGGTACTACCGGGAGGCGCTCGGCCCCGTCGGGAGCGTGGACAGTGCGGAAGTCACCGATCTGTCGGTCGAGGCCGCAGGAGATCGCGGACGCGCCTTCTTCCGGTTCCGCTTCGCGGGACGAGAAGCAGCGAGCGACGAGCGTTTCGAAGTGGACATCCGGATCACGGCCATCGCGCGACGACGCCACAACCGCTGGGCACTCGTCCACTACCACGAGTCCTCGCCCGGCCCCGCCTGA